The nucleotide window CATAGCAATAAGCCTGCCAGTCAAGTCTACATGTCCCTGCACAATATGCCCGTCCAACCGGCCGTTCATCTGCATGCAGCGCTCCAAATTCACCTCTGTGCCTACTTCCCACCTACCCAGATTTGTTTTTTTCAGCGTTTCGTCTATTGCAGTTACCACATAACCGCCCTCCAGCAACTGCACCACCGTGAGACAGCAACCATTATGCGCAACGCTTTGGTCTATTGATAATTCGTGAGCAAATGCACAGCTCATGGTAAAATGGATATTGCGGCCCTGTGTTTCTATTTTCTCCACGGTGCCGGTAGACTCAACGATGCCTGTAAACATAAAATAAAGTGTTATGGATGATGTTCGGTTGACTGTATATTAATACAGAAAGTTATTTATAAATTTGTAACCTTTAAACAAATTCAAAGATAGTGATATGAGTTCAAAACAACATAAGGTGAGGGTGGGAATTTCGGTTGGTGATTTTAACGGCATCGGCCCCGAAATCATAATGAAGACCCTGAACGACAAAAGCATCACTGACTTTTTCACACCTGTCATCTTTGCATCCGGTAAACTCTTCACTTATCAGAAAAACATCTTCAAACTCCAGCAAAGTTTCCATTATGTAAATGAGGCCTCCGAAGCTCAGGGCGGCAAAATTAATATGGTGAACCTCTGGAAGGACAATGTAAATGTAGAATTGGGCAAACCCACAGAAGAATCTACCAAAATGGCGATTGATTCTCTGGAGGCCGCTACGTCCGCATTACTAAATAACGACATCGATGTACTGGTAACCGCACCCATCAACAAGGACGAAATGATGAAGCAGGGTTTCGCTCATGCCGGCCACACCGGTTACCTGGAAGAGAAAGCCGGCAAAAAAGGACTCATGTTCCTGGTAACAGATGACCTTAAGGTCGCAGTATCCACCCACCATATTCCGGTGTCGCAGGTGGCCGCGAGCATATCAAAAGAAAAGATAAAGAAACAGATCAAACTTCTGAATCAGTGCCTTATAGAGGATTTCCAGATCCAGAAACCCAAGATTGCCGTATTGGGTCTAAACCCACATGCCGGTGATGGCGGTCAGATCGGAAGGGAAGAAATTGAAATCATTCAGCCTGCTGTTGCCGAAATCTTTGACAATGGCATAATGGCTTTCGGTCCCTTCCCGGCCGACAGTTTTTTCCAGCCGGAGAAGTACCGGAACTTCGATGCTGTACTGGCCATGTATCATGACCAGGGGCTTGCTCCCTTCAAGACCCTGGCGTACGCAGACGGAGTGAATTATACCGCGGGCCTGCCATTTATACGTACTTCACCGGATCATGGTGTCGCTTACGATATAGCAGGACAAAACACCGCCGATGAACAGAGTTTTCGTGAAGCAGTTTTTGCGGCAGTGCGGATTTTTAAAAACCGATCCGAATATCAGGCATTAATGGAATCCCGACTCAAACCAAAGCGAGCTGCAGCAGACACTGGTGTGGATGAAGATTTGCCTAAAGATTCAGCAAGGTAACATGACCATTTTTTGGTTCATGCAGATAGCGCGTTACCTTTTTAATTCTGAATGCGTTACCAAAGAGCAGCCAATTACTGAACATTGGTTGAAATATATTTGCTAATTAAAAAATAATGCATATTTTTGCACACTCATTTTATGGAGAAGCTAAGAAAATATGAAGTTGTATTTTCCGGCCTTAAAAACGGAAAGCATAACTTCCGGTTTGAGATAGATAAGGAGTTCTTTCAGCTGTTTGATACAGAGCAGGAGTTTACAGACCCCAAACTGGTTGCTGATGTTTTAATGGAGAAACACACTACTTTTCTGGAGTTCTGGATAACTACTTCAGGAACTGTAAACCTAACCTGTGATATTACGAATGATCAGTTTGACCATCCTATATCCAGCGAGATGCGGCTACTTGTACAGTTCGGTGAGGAGTATGATGACAGTGAAGAGGAAGTAATAACCATTCCGCGGAATGATCATGCCTTCAATGTAGCACAGTTTATTTATGAAGAGGTGATGCTGGCGATTCCGATGAAGAAGATTTCACCAAATATTTCCGATGAGGATATAGAGAACCTGGAGAAATACAAACCGCAGGTAGAAACAGATAAAGAACCGGAGGCAGATCCCAGATGGGACGCCCTTAGAAAATTAAAAGATAAAAATTAACATAGAATAATTAATAATTATTAGCAATGGCACATCCAAAGAGAAGACAGTCGTCTACAAGAAGAGATAAAAGAAGAACGCACTACAAGGCATCAGTTCCTCAGCTTGCTAAAGACGCTGCGTCAGGTGAACTGCACCTGTACCACAGAGCTCACTGGCATGAAGGAAAACTTTACTACAGAGGAAAGGTAGTAATGGAAAAAACGATAGAAACTACAGAAGAAGCTTAAGATCATTTCTTAACGCAAAACTTCCATTTCACATAAAAAACCACTCGATTACAATACTTTCGGGTGGTTTTTTGTTGTGTTTTCTTAAAAATTGGTATCTTTGAAACCTTAATTAAATATCAAATATGGACATTAGAGAAATACAGAACCTCATTAAATTTGTATCAAAAGCAGAGGTTTCCGAAGTGAAGTATAAAACGAAGGATTTTGAAATTACGATCAAGACTCCTCTGGCAGGAAATGACACAGTAAGCTATATCTCACAACCTGCTATGTACCAGGGCCAGGCACCTGCACCGCAGGCAGCTCCACAGGCCGCACCTGCTGCTGCAGCCGAGAAACCTGCTGAAGCTGCATCTGATGACAGTAAATACCTTACCATCAAATCTCCAATGATTGGTACTTTCTACAGAAAGCCAAGTCCAGATAAAGATGTTTTTGTTAATGTAGGCGATGAAGTATCCAACGGAAAAGTGGTTTGTGTTATTGAAGCGATGAAGCTATTCAACCAAATCGAATCCGAAATCTCAGGAAAAATCGTTAAAATCCTTGTGGATGATGCTACTCCTGTAGAGTACGACCAGCCTCTGTTCTTAGTTGACCCTTCCTAGTCATTTTAAATTGTAAATTATAGTTTCGGACATTATTTAGCCGGAATAATTTAAAATTCAGAATTTAAAATTTAAAATCAAAAGATGTTCAAAAAAATATTAATTGCCAACAGGGGCGAAATCGCTATGCGTATACTCCGCACCTGTAAGGAAATGGGCATTAAGACCGTTGCAGTATACTCTATTGCCGATAAGGACAGCCTCCATGTAAGATTTGCAGATGAAGCCGTATGTATAGGTCCGGCCATGAGCAAGGATTCCTATCTTAAGATCCCAAACATCATTGCAGCTGCTGAAATTACAAATGCAGATGCCATCCACCCAGGTTACGGATTTCTATCCGAAAACTCCAACTTTTCCAGAATCTGCCAGAAAAACGGTATCAAGTTTATTGGTGCCACACCCGAACAGATCGACCGTATGGGAGATAAAGCGAATGCGAAGGCAACGATGAAGGAAGCGGGTGTTCCCTGTGTTCCGGGTTCCGACGGTCTCATAGACTCTTACGAACATGCACTTCAGCTAGCTAAGGAAATTGGTTATCCTGTAATGATTAAAGCTACCGCAGGTGGTGGCGGAAAAGGGATGAGGGCCGTCTGGAAGGAAGAGGACCTTAAGGATCACTGGGAATCTGCCATAC belongs to Chryseobacterium sp. and includes:
- a CDS encoding YceD family protein — protein: MEKLRKYEVVFSGLKNGKHNFRFEIDKEFFQLFDTEQEFTDPKLVADVLMEKHTTFLEFWITTSGTVNLTCDITNDQFDHPISSEMRLLVQFGEEYDDSEEEVITIPRNDHAFNVAQFIYEEVMLAIPMKKISPNISDEDIENLEKYKPQVETDKEPEADPRWDALRKLKDKN
- the rpmF gene encoding 50S ribosomal protein L32; this encodes MAHPKRRQSSTRRDKRRTHYKASVPQLAKDAASGELHLYHRAHWHEGKLYYRGKVVMEKTIETTEEA
- a CDS encoding riboflavin synthase, with protein sequence MFTGIVESTGTVEKIETQGRNIHFTMSCAFAHELSIDQSVAHNGCCLTVVQLLEGGYVVTAIDETLKKTNLGRWEVGTEVNLERCMQMNGRLDGHIVQGHVDLTGRLIAMEQKDGSYVLTFSYEEESDFITVPQGSITVNGISLTVAESGDNRFSVAVIPYTWNFTNMKNLKVGDEVNLEFDIIGKYIAKLTAKHAT
- the pdxA gene encoding 4-hydroxythreonine-4-phosphate dehydrogenase PdxA — encoded protein: MSSKQHKVRVGISVGDFNGIGPEIIMKTLNDKSITDFFTPVIFASGKLFTYQKNIFKLQQSFHYVNEASEAQGGKINMVNLWKDNVNVELGKPTEESTKMAIDSLEAATSALLNNDIDVLVTAPINKDEMMKQGFAHAGHTGYLEEKAGKKGLMFLVTDDLKVAVSTHHIPVSQVAASISKEKIKKQIKLLNQCLIEDFQIQKPKIAVLGLNPHAGDGGQIGREEIEIIQPAVAEIFDNGIMAFGPFPADSFFQPEKYRNFDAVLAMYHDQGLAPFKTLAYADGVNYTAGLPFIRTSPDHGVAYDIAGQNTADEQSFREAVFAAVRIFKNRSEYQALMESRLKPKRAAADTGVDEDLPKDSAR
- the accB gene encoding acetyl-CoA carboxylase biotin carboxyl carrier protein; this encodes MDIREIQNLIKFVSKAEVSEVKYKTKDFEITIKTPLAGNDTVSYISQPAMYQGQAPAPQAAPQAAPAAAAEKPAEAASDDSKYLTIKSPMIGTFYRKPSPDKDVFVNVGDEVSNGKVVCVIEAMKLFNQIESEISGKIVKILVDDATPVEYDQPLFLVDPS